In the genome of Raphanus sativus cultivar WK10039 chromosome 4, ASM80110v3, whole genome shotgun sequence, one region contains:
- the LOC130510448 gene encoding uncharacterized protein LOC130510448 isoform X2, whose protein sequence is MPGKNKVIVRAVSFDNKQHVSNEVSGGDEITLVSSAKDWLSENYGQGDGANYAEEEAAKEDEVLQETFVAWRELYEAELAIELTKLMPESALTAPKEKKLTGRQWFESGKASRTMVAANQESEEEDDEDTDFTLSSIQSPLLIDSRF, encoded by the exons ATGCCTGGGAAAAACAAAGTCATTGTACGAGCTGTCTCTTTTGACAACAAACAACATGTTTCCAATGAAGTAAGTGGTGGTG ATGAAATCACTTTGGTGTCATCAGCAAAGGACTGGTTGTCTGAAAACTATGGGCAAGGTGATGGGGCTAACTATGCAGAGGAAGAAGCCGCCAAAGAGGATGAGGTATTGCAGGAGACATTTGTGGCTTGGAGAGAGTTATATGAGGCAGAGCTTGCAATTGAGCTAACCAA GCTGATGCCGGAATCTGCTCTTACAGcacccaaggagaagaagctTACAGGAAGACAGTGGTTTGAGAGTGGCAAAGCG AGCAGAACAATGGTCGCTGCTAATCAAGAAtctgaggaggaagatgatgaagacaCTGACTTTACATTGAGCAGCATTCAATCTCCATTACTCATAGATTCACGTTTTTAA
- the LOC130510448 gene encoding uncharacterized protein LOC130510448 isoform X1 has product MCNRARRRLHGVETKSYLREIIKERDERDGASVSRSLYMPGKNKVIVRAVSFDNKQHVSNEVSGGDEITLVSSAKDWLSENYGQGDGANYAEEEAAKEDEVLQETFVAWRELYEAELAIELTKLMPESALTAPKEKKLTGRQWFESGKASRTMVAANQESEEEDDEDTDFTLSSIQSPLLIDSRF; this is encoded by the exons ATGTGTAACCGAGCTCGCCGGAGACTTCATGGAGTTGAAACCAAATCTTATCTTAGAGAGATaatcaaagagagagatgag AGAGATGGTGCATCAGTTTCAAGATCATTGTACATGCCTGGGAAAAACAAAGTCATTGTACGAGCTGTCTCTTTTGACAACAAACAACATGTTTCCAATGAAGTAAGTGGTGGTG ATGAAATCACTTTGGTGTCATCAGCAAAGGACTGGTTGTCTGAAAACTATGGGCAAGGTGATGGGGCTAACTATGCAGAGGAAGAAGCCGCCAAAGAGGATGAGGTATTGCAGGAGACATTTGTGGCTTGGAGAGAGTTATATGAGGCAGAGCTTGCAATTGAGCTAACCAA GCTGATGCCGGAATCTGCTCTTACAGcacccaaggagaagaagctTACAGGAAGACAGTGGTTTGAGAGTGGCAAAGCG AGCAGAACAATGGTCGCTGCTAATCAAGAAtctgaggaggaagatgatgaagacaCTGACTTTACATTGAGCAGCATTCAATCTCCATTACTCATAGATTCACGTTTTTAA
- the LOC108830847 gene encoding uncharacterized protein LOC108830847: MKNLFTVFRSCRLIYLLIIRITPTTDSSPYTPLKIYQLMINPSTLQYELLIFNAGEDVYDQLLLSRIISQLESPNPFQKVVDTTREEEESSLPSKGKAKGERQLEETIEEIAKDIKEMKRQNKVTHILLSAMILQTLNWQLSEYSMIYMLKERLTHPIS, from the exons ATGAAGAATCTCTTCACTGTGTTTCGATCGTGTCGTTTGATTTACCTTCTAATAATCCGAATTACTCCCACTACAGATTCATCGCCTTATACCCCTCTTAAAATCTATCAACTAATGATCAATCCTTCAACCCTTCAATACGAGTTGCTTATCTTCAATGCTGGTGAAGACGTCTACGACCAGCTTTTGCTCTCTAGGATCATCTCTCAA TTGGAATCACCAAATCCATTCCAAAAAGTGGTTGACACTAccagggaagaagaagaatcatctCTACCATCTAAAGGAAAAGCCAAGGGTGAGAGACAACTGGAAGAGACTATAGAGGAAATAGCAAAAGACATCAAGGAGATGAAGAGGCAGAACAAAGTAACCCACATACTCCTCTCTGCTATGATCCTCCAGACGTTGAATTGGCAGCTCTCTGAGTACTCAATGATTTACATGCTGAAAGAGAGATTAACCCACCCTATCAG TTAA